CGCCCGCGCGGTCCACACCAACCTGCTGGTGGTCTGGATGCTCCTCGGCTTCATGGGAGCCGCCTACTACATCATCCCCGAAGAGGCCGACCGAGAGCTCTTCTCGGTCCCCATGGCCTACGTCCAGCTCGTCAGCTTCCTGGTGGTGGGGGTGATCGCGATCGCCGGCTACCACGTCAACTGGTGGGAAGGCCGCAAGTTCCTCGAGATCCCGCGCCCGCTCGATTACCTGGTGGTCGTCAACGTCCTGATGTTCCTCGCCAACGTCGGCCTGACCATCTGGAAGGCCCCGCGCTTCAGCACCACCGGCGTCGTGCTCTACGGCGGCCTCTTCTCGGCGGCGCTCCTGTACCTGCCGGGCATGATCACCTTCGACAACCAGACGCTCGACTCCTACTTCCGCTGGTGGGTGGTCCACCTGTGGGTCGAGGGCGTCTGGGAGCTCATCATGGGCGGCATGCTCTCCTACCTCTTGATCCGGCTGACCGGAGTCGACCGCGAGGTCATCGAGAAGTGGCTGTTCGTCATCGTCGGCATCACCTTCCTCTCGGGTATCCTCGGCACCGGCCACCACTACTTCTACATCGGCGCCCCCAAGTACTGGCTCGCCATCGGCGGTATCTTCAGCGCCCTTGAGCCCCTGGCCTTCCTCGGTATGGCCATCTACGCGATCGCCATGGCCCGCCGCGGCGGCGCCAACCACCCGAACAAGGTCGCCCTGACCTGGACCATCGGCTGCTCGGTGATGTCCTTCGTGGGTGCTGGCTTCCTCGGCTTCGCCCACACCCTGCCCGCGGTCAACATGTACACCCACGGCACCCTGGTCACGGCGATGCACGGGCACCTGGCCTTCTGGGGCGCCTACGGCATGATCATCTTCGCCCTGATCCTCTACGCCATGCCGCAGCTGACCGGCCGCAAGCTCTACGACACCGCCCTCGACCACTGGGGCTTCTGGTGCGCCAACATCGGGATGGTCGCCATGACCCTCGCGTTCGCGGTGGCCGGCGTGACCCAGGTCTACCTGGAGCGCAAGGTCGGCCTCGACTTCCTCTTGGTCCAAAAGGAAATCCAGCCCCACTTCCTGGGCCTGATCCTCGCGGCCAGCCTCTTCTCCCTCGGTATCATCTCCTTCGTCGTCAAGTTCTTCCGCTACGGCAAACCGGTCGCCGAAGCGGGTCCCCGGCGCGTCCCCGAGTCCTCTTCTCCTCGGGGGGCCGTGGGCCTGTAAGACCGGAAGGGCCGGCCCTCAGGCAGGGGGGCCGGCCCGCTTTCTTTTGATCGGAGGCCATCGTGCTGACGCAACGCACCTACTACCACGAAGTCGGCCAGGAGACCGAGGTCTTCGAGCTGGCATGGCGGCAGCGCCTGCCCCTTCTGCTGAAGGGGCCCACGGGCTGCGGCAAGTCCCGCTTCGTCGAGGCCATGGCCGAGCGACTCGGACGCCCCCTGGTCACCGTGGCCTGCAACGAGGACACCACCGCTTCGGACCTGCTCGGCCGGCACCTCA
This genomic window from bacterium contains:
- a CDS encoding cbb3-type cytochrome c oxidase subunit I, yielding MKHPSQRVAYWFFLSAILLLCLQIVYGFIMGFAHMGFDGLHGLIPFNTARAVHTNLLVVWMLLGFMGAAYYIIPEEADRELFSVPMAYVQLVSFLVVGVIAIAGYHVNWWEGRKFLEIPRPLDYLVVVNVLMFLANVGLTIWKAPRFSTTGVVLYGGLFSAALLYLPGMITFDNQTLDSYFRWWVVHLWVEGVWELIMGGMLSYLLIRLTGVDREVIEKWLFVIVGITFLSGILGTGHHYFYIGAPKYWLAIGGIFSALEPLAFLGMAIYAIAMARRGGANHPNKVALTWTIGCSVMSFVGAGFLGFAHTLPAVNMYTHGTLVTAMHGHLAFWGAYGMIIFALILYAMPQLTGRKLYDTALDHWGFWCANIGMVAMTLAFAVAGVTQVYLERKVGLDFLLVQKEIQPHFLGLILAASLFSLGIISFVVKFFRYGKPVAEAGPRRVPESSSPRGAVGL